A region from the Clavibacter sp. A6099 genome encodes:
- a CDS encoding endo-1,4-beta-xylanase, translated as MSIPRTSPSALADVSPPSPDRSRSAGSRSVGTRPARRRGMAAITALGLVVGAGALAAPSAQAADAAAPAGIGSGFESGTDGWAPRGDGVAIAPSTIARTGSGSLLVTDRTQEWHGTALDVTSALAVGQQVDVTVWARLAAGEEPASLKVSVQRDTGGGSGYDGVAGAAARVTADAWTELTGTYTLGGPVDRAQVYVEGTVGADFLLDDFQLGEAVATPVQTDIPALKDVLGARGIEHVGVAVDGRETVGAGADLVSRQFDAFTPENAGKPESVQPEEGRFTFTQLDQLLDYADRTGTEVYYHVLFWHSQTPAWFFLDGDRPLTDSPADQALLKARMEAHVKGISDHIAARYPNGGSPIWAMDVVNEVIDDGPNDNAHDMRDSRWYQVLGEGFVDEGFRLARAYFPGVKLFINDYNTELPTKRADYLELISALVTRGVPIDGVGHQAHVDFARPVSWLRDSIRAVERIDPRLLQAITELDVNASNQNEGADVSGAPQDPYTPVYADDAQASAEVGYYYRDLFAMIRQQAASIDSVTFWGVSNARSWLRTWPIARPWEQPLPFDDDLQAAPAYWGIVDAKRLPARPADLSAPRIADVDDITAVATKAAGVRVPYALPSAIDTRDGNVRVVCAPPRSGIFPVGTTTVTCTAKDRAGNVRTSTFDVIVTHAGS; from the coding sequence ATGAGCATTCCCCGCACCAGCCCGTCCGCGCTCGCGGACGTCAGCCCTCCGAGCCCGGACCGCAGCAGGTCCGCCGGCAGCCGTTCCGTCGGCACCCGTCCCGCCCGGCGCCGGGGCATGGCGGCGATCACCGCGCTCGGCCTCGTCGTGGGTGCCGGTGCGCTCGCGGCGCCGTCCGCACAAGCCGCCGACGCAGCCGCTCCCGCGGGCATCGGATCGGGCTTCGAGTCCGGAACGGACGGCTGGGCCCCGCGCGGCGACGGCGTCGCGATCGCGCCCAGCACCATCGCGCGCACCGGATCCGGCAGCCTGCTCGTGACCGATCGCACCCAGGAGTGGCACGGCACCGCCCTCGACGTGACGAGCGCCCTCGCCGTCGGCCAGCAGGTCGATGTGACGGTGTGGGCGCGCCTGGCCGCGGGGGAGGAGCCCGCGTCCCTCAAGGTCTCCGTGCAGCGCGACACCGGGGGCGGCAGCGGATACGACGGGGTGGCGGGAGCCGCGGCGCGCGTCACCGCCGACGCGTGGACCGAGCTCACCGGCACGTACACGCTCGGCGGCCCGGTCGACCGGGCGCAGGTCTACGTCGAGGGCACCGTCGGCGCCGACTTCCTCCTCGACGACTTCCAGCTCGGCGAGGCCGTGGCCACGCCCGTCCAGACGGACATCCCCGCGCTCAAGGACGTCCTCGGCGCCCGCGGCATCGAGCACGTGGGCGTCGCCGTCGACGGCCGCGAGACCGTCGGCGCCGGAGCGGATCTCGTGAGCCGCCAGTTCGACGCGTTCACGCCGGAGAACGCCGGCAAGCCCGAGAGCGTCCAGCCGGAGGAGGGGCGCTTCACCTTCACCCAGCTCGACCAGCTGCTCGACTACGCCGACCGAACCGGTACGGAGGTCTACTACCACGTGCTGTTCTGGCACTCGCAGACGCCCGCGTGGTTCTTCCTCGACGGCGACCGCCCGCTCACCGACAGCCCCGCGGATCAGGCGCTGCTGAAGGCGCGCATGGAGGCGCACGTGAAGGGCATCTCCGACCACATCGCCGCGCGCTACCCGAACGGGGGCAGCCCCATCTGGGCGATGGACGTGGTCAACGAGGTCATCGACGACGGCCCCAACGACAACGCGCACGACATGCGCGACAGCCGCTGGTACCAGGTGCTGGGCGAGGGCTTCGTCGACGAGGGCTTCCGCCTCGCCCGCGCGTACTTCCCGGGCGTGAAGCTCTTCATCAACGACTACAACACCGAGCTGCCCACCAAGCGCGCCGACTACCTCGAGCTGATCTCCGCGCTCGTCACCCGCGGCGTGCCGATCGACGGCGTCGGGCACCAGGCGCATGTCGACTTCGCCCGGCCCGTCTCGTGGCTGCGCGACTCCATCCGCGCGGTCGAGCGCATCGACCCGCGCCTGCTGCAGGCGATCACCGAGCTCGACGTGAACGCGTCGAACCAGAACGAGGGCGCCGACGTGAGCGGCGCGCCGCAGGATCCGTACACGCCGGTCTACGCGGACGACGCGCAGGCGAGTGCGGAGGTCGGGTACTACTACCGCGACCTCTTCGCCATGATCCGCCAGCAGGCGGCGTCCATCGACTCCGTCACCTTCTGGGGCGTGAGCAACGCGCGCAGCTGGCTGCGCACGTGGCCGATCGCGCGTCCGTGGGAGCAGCCGCTGCCGTTCGACGACGACCTGCAGGCAGCTCCGGCCTACTGGGGGATCGTCGATGCGAAGCGACTCCCCGCCCGTCCGGCCGACCTCTCGGCGCCGCGCATCGCGGACGTGGACGACATCACGGCGGTCGCGACGAAGGCCGCGGGCGTGCGCGTGCCGTACGCCCTGCCGTCGGCGATCGACACGCGCGACGGGAACGTGCGGGTGGTGTGCGCGCCGCCCCGCAGCGGGATCTTCCCCGTCGGCACCACCACGGTCACCTGCACCGCGAAGGACCGCGCCGGCAACGTCCGCACGAGCACCTTCGACGTGATCGTGACGCACGCCGGCAGCTGA
- a CDS encoding PadR family transcriptional regulator: MDHDDGHDAVTSPALEASGEWVRALLPLLVLTSLRDGPSYGYAMLTRLERAGFRGVTGSGLYPLLARLERRQLVATEWRPGDGGPGRKYFILTEDGHAHASRLREAWTRFTVTANAFNEIDRSS; this comes from the coding sequence ATGGATCACGACGACGGGCACGACGCGGTGACGTCGCCCGCCCTGGAGGCGAGCGGCGAGTGGGTCAGGGCCCTCCTCCCCCTCCTCGTCCTCACCTCCCTGAGGGACGGGCCGTCCTACGGCTACGCCATGCTGACGCGGCTCGAACGGGCCGGGTTCCGGGGCGTGACCGGCAGCGGCCTCTACCCCCTGCTCGCGCGGCTGGAGCGCCGGCAGCTCGTCGCGACGGAATGGCGCCCGGGCGACGGGGGTCCTGGCCGCAAGTACTTCATCCTCACGGAGGACGGCCACGCGCACGCGTCACGGCTCCGCGAGGCATGGACGCGCTTCACGGTGACGGCGAACGCATTCAACGAGATCGACAGGAGCAGCTGA
- a CDS encoding ATP-binding cassette domain-containing protein: MIDVTGARKAYGPVAALHDVELHARAGAVTAVVGPNGAGKSTLFRAILGLERLDGGSALVDGAPFALAAAPQRVAGAVIDSSSFHPRRRAVDEVRIAAAAGGIGRRRVPEVLEEVGLAHSQRKQVRALSMGMRQRLAIAVALLGRPRNLILDEPLNGLDVDGIQWVRELLLASASAGSTVLISSHVLTEVERVSDDVRILVGGRIASRDRSVTSAAGAPPMEVLVVTDSPVELGALLRRHGATVEGEGRSLRVRGMRSRTVAELAFRDRMLVETLCESTESLESEYLRVLADARPGPDASRRPLEGRPA, encoded by the coding sequence GTGATCGACGTCACGGGAGCGCGGAAGGCCTACGGCCCGGTCGCGGCCCTGCACGACGTGGAGCTCCATGCGCGCGCGGGCGCCGTGACCGCCGTGGTCGGCCCGAACGGCGCGGGGAAGTCGACGCTGTTCCGCGCGATCCTCGGGCTCGAGCGGCTCGACGGCGGCAGCGCCCTGGTGGACGGCGCCCCCTTCGCCCTGGCTGCGGCGCCCCAGCGGGTGGCGGGCGCGGTCATCGACTCGTCGTCTTTCCACCCGCGCCGTCGCGCCGTCGACGAGGTCCGGATCGCCGCGGCCGCCGGAGGCATCGGACGGCGTCGGGTCCCGGAGGTCCTGGAGGAGGTCGGCCTGGCGCACTCCCAGCGCAAGCAGGTGCGGGCCCTGTCGATGGGCATGCGGCAGCGGCTGGCCATCGCGGTGGCGCTCCTCGGTAGACCGCGGAACCTGATCCTGGACGAGCCCCTCAACGGCCTCGACGTCGACGGCATCCAATGGGTGCGGGAGCTCCTGCTCGCGAGCGCCTCCGCCGGTAGCACCGTGCTCATCTCCTCCCATGTCCTCACGGAGGTGGAGCGCGTCAGCGACGACGTCCGCATCCTCGTGGGGGGCCGGATCGCGTCCCGCGACCGCTCCGTCACCTCCGCCGCGGGGGCTCCGCCCATGGAGGTCCTCGTCGTCACCGACTCGCCCGTGGAGCTGGGAGCGCTGCTACGACGGCACGGGGCGACGGTGGAGGGCGAGGGGAGGAGCCTGCGCGTGCGCGGCATGCGCTCCCGCACCGTCGCGGAGCTGGCCTTCCGCGACCGGATGCTCGTGGAGACCCTGTGCGAGTCGACGGAGTCGCTCGAATCCGAGTACCTCCGCGTCCTCGCCGACGCGCGGCCCGGCCCCGACGCGTCCCGGCGCCCTCTCGAGGGGCGGCCGGCGTGA
- the ccmA gene encoding heme ABC exporter ATP-binding protein CcmA: protein MLEVDAEIGYARGAAIQRVRLVVAPGEFVLVRGANGVGKSTLLGTVAGIRAPLAGTVTVAGRPTQSSRARHDIGYVTDPPNLFEELTPAEHLRLAMSLWRASRLPVTGTTAAAGVLEGTPELPATMLSLGQRKRLGIALAVLHGPRLWVLDEPFNGLDDASCRRLRASIDEHLGQGGAVVCATHDVGALDRPDATVVVLSRGSEAVSHQARGATRR from the coding sequence ATGCTCGAGGTTGATGCCGAGATCGGGTACGCGCGCGGCGCGGCCATCCAAAGGGTGCGGCTCGTCGTCGCACCGGGGGAGTTCGTGCTCGTGCGCGGTGCCAACGGCGTGGGCAAGTCCACGCTGCTGGGTACTGTGGCGGGGATCCGCGCCCCCCTCGCCGGCACGGTCACCGTGGCCGGACGCCCCACGCAGTCGTCCCGTGCACGGCACGACATCGGCTACGTCACCGACCCGCCGAACTTGTTCGAGGAGCTCACCCCGGCCGAGCACCTGCGTCTGGCGATGTCGCTGTGGCGCGCCTCACGACTGCCGGTGACAGGGACGACCGCGGCCGCAGGCGTGCTCGAGGGGACGCCGGAGCTGCCGGCGACCATGCTCTCCCTGGGGCAGCGGAAGCGGTTGGGCATCGCCCTGGCGGTGCTGCACGGTCCGCGGCTGTGGGTGCTGGACGAGCCGTTCAACGGGCTGGACGACGCGAGCTGTCGCCGGCTCCGGGCATCCATCGACGAGCACCTGGGGCAAGGAGGCGCCGTCGTCTGCGCGACCCACGACGTGGGCGCGCTGGACCGTCCTGACGCGACGGTCGTGGTGCTGTCCAGAGGGAGCGAGGCGGTCTCGCACCAGGCGCGCGGGGCGACTCGAAGGTGA
- a CDS encoding NUDIX hydrolase: MTDGEVVRHARDTARILLVDERDRLLLFLTNYSTDIDLPPRWLTPGGGIDPGESPAQAARRELFEETGLRVESVGDPVWEHDYARQRIDGDLDTGHSTFYLVRTTGFAPVSDNWMPDEFDDIHAHRWFALDELAATDDPFEPAELVDVAREVLSREP, encoded by the coding sequence ATGACCGACGGCGAGGTCGTGCGGCACGCCCGCGACACGGCACGGATCCTGCTGGTCGACGAGCGCGACCGGCTGCTGCTCTTCCTCACGAACTACTCCACGGACATCGACCTGCCGCCGCGCTGGCTCACGCCCGGCGGCGGGATCGACCCGGGGGAGTCGCCCGCCCAGGCGGCCCGCCGCGAGCTGTTCGAGGAGACCGGCCTGCGCGTCGAGTCCGTCGGCGATCCGGTCTGGGAGCACGACTACGCGCGACAGCGCATCGACGGCGACCTCGACACCGGCCACTCGACGTTCTACCTGGTGCGCACGACGGGGTTCGCGCCGGTGTCCGACAACTGGATGCCCGACGAGTTCGACGACATCCACGCGCACCGCTGGTTCGCGCTCGACGAGCTGGCCGCGACGGACGATCCGTTCGAGCCGGCGGAGCTCGTGGACGTCGCGCGCGAGGTGCTGTCGCGGGAGCCCTGA
- a CDS encoding S9 family peptidase: MKTTDLDLLTSVSRPAVSPDGRLAVVSVTRPRVHADAYTGQLWEVTTDGSAPPRRITRGFRDTAPRLSPDGSVIAFIRAEPKGPPQLHVVRYAGGEPVALTDELLGVGAFDWSPDGSRIVYASRVAEPGRYGSVEGVSAAAEPARRITTTKYLANGLGWSTDRHTQLFLVDLPALDAEPFVAAVASGYPDAVDPAVRGDGADAKPSAAERAGVPPVVRLTDEPVDHDAPRFSADGSEVLFVASRHDGRDDDLLSGAYAVAVPAPGDTSSGVPEVRTVVSHEAGLGIAEVASVEGGRIYLLAQELGETGVDFVARNTALYVRDADDAAPRVLTDAETVDLGGSGITVEDRDAVLVLNGSRGTVQLLRVTADGAVEALVDDQVEVTGVGVGGGAVVVALTDPRTHGDVALVRTDRAPDGGSALVPLTDFSAPLRDEGIRPLHELVVEGRDGYPVHGWVVLPEGEGPHPVLLVIHGGPYAAYGVHLFDEAQVYADAGYAVLLCNPRGAAGYGQEHGRVIKERMGTVDMDDVLDFLDGAIAVHDTIDGSRAGIMGGSYGGYLTAWTIAHEHRFQGAIVERGFLDPELFTGTSDIGTFFGEEYTGHDEETRRAQSPQAFAHQVRTPTLVVHSEDDLRCPLSQAERYHLALVRAGVETEMLVFPGEDHELSRSGRPRHRVQRFEAILDWWGRHLPVAGGAR; encoded by the coding sequence ATGAAGACCACGGATCTCGACCTCCTCACCTCCGTCTCCCGCCCCGCCGTATCGCCCGACGGCCGTCTGGCCGTCGTGTCGGTGACGCGCCCGCGGGTGCACGCCGACGCGTACACCGGGCAGCTGTGGGAGGTGACGACCGACGGATCCGCGCCGCCGCGCCGCATCACGCGAGGCTTCCGAGACACGGCGCCGCGGCTCTCGCCGGACGGGTCGGTCATCGCGTTCATCCGCGCGGAGCCGAAGGGGCCGCCGCAGCTGCACGTCGTCCGGTACGCCGGCGGCGAGCCGGTCGCCCTCACCGACGAGCTGCTCGGGGTCGGCGCGTTCGACTGGTCGCCCGACGGCTCGCGCATCGTCTACGCCTCGCGCGTGGCCGAGCCCGGGCGGTACGGGAGCGTCGAGGGCGTGTCGGCCGCTGCCGAGCCCGCCCGCCGCATCACCACCACGAAGTACCTCGCGAACGGCCTCGGCTGGTCCACGGACCGGCACACCCAGCTGTTCCTCGTCGATCTGCCGGCGCTGGACGCGGAGCCCTTCGTGGCTGCCGTCGCGTCCGGCTACCCCGACGCCGTGGACCCCGCGGTGCGCGGCGACGGCGCTGACGCGAAGCCCTCCGCCGCCGAGCGGGCGGGCGTGCCGCCGGTCGTCCGCCTGACCGACGAGCCCGTCGACCACGACGCGCCCCGCTTCTCCGCCGACGGCTCCGAGGTCCTGTTCGTGGCCTCGCGCCACGACGGCCGTGACGACGACCTGCTCTCGGGTGCATACGCGGTCGCCGTGCCCGCTCCCGGCGACACCTCGAGCGGCGTGCCCGAGGTCCGCACCGTCGTCTCCCACGAGGCCGGGCTCGGGATCGCGGAGGTCGCGTCCGTCGAGGGCGGCCGGATCTACCTGCTGGCGCAGGAGCTGGGGGAGACGGGTGTCGACTTCGTCGCCCGCAACACCGCGCTGTACGTGCGGGATGCCGACGACGCCGCGCCCCGCGTCCTCACGGATGCCGAGACCGTCGACCTCGGCGGCAGCGGCATCACGGTCGAGGACCGCGACGCCGTCCTCGTGCTCAACGGATCGCGGGGCACCGTGCAGCTGCTGCGCGTGACCGCGGACGGGGCCGTCGAGGCGCTCGTCGACGACCAGGTGGAGGTCACGGGCGTCGGCGTCGGGGGAGGGGCCGTCGTCGTCGCCCTCACCGACCCGCGCACGCACGGCGACGTGGCGCTGGTCCGCACCGATCGCGCGCCCGACGGCGGATCCGCGCTCGTCCCGCTCACCGACTTCTCCGCGCCGCTGCGCGACGAGGGGATCCGACCGCTGCACGAGCTGGTGGTCGAGGGTCGCGACGGCTACCCGGTGCACGGCTGGGTCGTGCTGCCGGAGGGGGAGGGGCCGCACCCCGTCCTCCTGGTGATCCACGGCGGGCCCTACGCCGCCTACGGCGTCCACCTCTTCGACGAGGCGCAGGTCTACGCCGACGCCGGCTACGCGGTGCTGCTGTGCAACCCGCGCGGCGCCGCCGGCTACGGCCAGGAGCACGGCCGCGTCATCAAGGAGCGCATGGGCACGGTCGACATGGACGACGTGCTCGACTTCCTCGACGGCGCGATCGCGGTGCACGACACCATCGACGGATCCCGCGCCGGCATCATGGGCGGCTCCTACGGCGGCTACCTCACCGCGTGGACCATCGCGCACGAGCACCGCTTCCAGGGCGCCATCGTCGAGCGCGGGTTCCTCGACCCGGAGCTGTTCACCGGCACGAGCGACATCGGCACGTTCTTCGGCGAGGAGTACACGGGCCACGACGAGGAGACGCGTCGCGCGCAGAGCCCGCAGGCGTTCGCGCACCAGGTGCGCACGCCGACGCTCGTCGTCCACTCCGAGGACGACCTCCGCTGCCCGCTGTCGCAGGCCGAGCGGTACCACCTGGCCCTCGTGCGCGCGGGCGTCGAGACCGAGATGCTCGTCTTCCCGGGCGAGGACCACGAGCTCAGCCGATCCGGCCGGCCGCGCCACCGCGTGCAGCGCTTCGAGGCGATCCTCGACTGGTGGGGCAGGCACCTCCCGGTCGCCGGCGGCGCGCGATGA
- a CDS encoding SDR family oxidoreductase → MSTVDEIRPFAPDELRGRRALVTGSSRGIGADTVAYLAEAGADVVVNYRNKAARAEKLVAKLVEGGTKAIAVGADLTDAESVDRLMETVRAELGGLDVLVLNASGGMESGMAEDYAMTLNRDAQLNVLRSALPLLTEGGRVVFVTSHQAHFIRTTETMPEYEAVARSKRAGEDALRELIPELDERGIGFVVVSGDMIEGTITATLLSRMNPEAIQERKEASGGLYNVSQFAAEVARAVVDPIPAEHLRLVGDTSSFRPE, encoded by the coding sequence GTGAGCACCGTCGACGAGATCCGCCCCTTCGCCCCCGACGAGCTCCGCGGCCGACGCGCGCTCGTCACGGGCTCGTCTCGCGGCATCGGCGCCGACACGGTCGCGTACCTCGCCGAGGCGGGCGCCGACGTCGTCGTCAACTACCGCAACAAGGCCGCGCGCGCCGAGAAGCTCGTCGCGAAGCTGGTCGAGGGCGGCACGAAGGCCATCGCGGTCGGGGCGGACCTCACGGATGCCGAGTCCGTCGACCGCCTCATGGAGACCGTCCGCGCCGAGCTCGGCGGCCTCGACGTGCTCGTGCTCAACGCGTCCGGCGGCATGGAGAGCGGCATGGCCGAGGACTACGCCATGACCCTCAACCGCGACGCGCAGCTGAACGTCCTGCGCAGCGCGCTCCCGCTCCTGACCGAGGGCGGCCGGGTCGTCTTCGTCACGAGCCACCAGGCCCACTTCATCCGCACCACCGAGACGATGCCCGAGTACGAGGCCGTCGCGCGCAGCAAGCGCGCGGGGGAGGACGCCCTGCGCGAGCTCATCCCGGAGCTGGACGAGCGCGGCATCGGCTTCGTCGTCGTCTCCGGCGACATGATCGAGGGCACGATCACGGCCACGCTCCTCAGCCGCATGAACCCGGAGGCCATCCAGGAGCGCAAGGAGGCGTCGGGCGGCCTCTACAACGTCTCGCAGTTCGCGGCCGAGGTCGCGCGCGCGGTCGTCGACCCGATCCCCGCCGAGCACCTCCGGCTCGTCGGCGACACGAGCAGCTTCCGCCCCGAGTGA
- a CDS encoding glycerophosphodiester phosphodiesterase family protein, protein MTRGAWFDGAVPRVLAHRGWTGSGAVENTLDAFRAAWELGVTHLETDVHVTADGACVLWHDADLRRLTGRPGRVRDRTLAELRAIDLGSGARVATLGELLAALPDARLNVDVKGRDAPAAAAQAIRDADAVDRVLVTSFSGSRRRRALALLPGAATSADAGRLVLAVLGARLALAPVVRLALRGVDAVQMPCRVIGIRTVSPVMVRRLARAVREVHVWTVDDPDEVIRLVRAGVHGIVTDRADLALAAIGDRDWDSPGNRVS, encoded by the coding sequence ATGACGCGCGGCGCCTGGTTCGACGGCGCCGTGCCCCGCGTGCTCGCGCACCGCGGGTGGACCGGATCCGGTGCCGTGGAGAACACCCTCGACGCCTTCCGCGCGGCGTGGGAGCTCGGCGTGACCCACCTCGAGACGGACGTGCACGTGACCGCCGACGGCGCCTGCGTGCTCTGGCACGATGCCGACCTCCGACGCCTCACCGGCCGCCCCGGTCGCGTCCGCGACAGGACGCTGGCGGAGTTGCGCGCCATCGACCTCGGGTCCGGCGCGCGCGTCGCCACGCTCGGAGAGCTGCTCGCGGCCCTGCCCGACGCGCGCCTGAACGTCGACGTGAAGGGCCGGGACGCGCCCGCCGCCGCCGCTCAGGCGATCCGCGACGCCGACGCCGTCGACCGCGTGCTCGTCACGTCGTTCTCGGGCTCCCGGCGACGCCGCGCGCTGGCCCTGCTCCCCGGCGCTGCCACGTCCGCCGACGCGGGTCGCCTCGTCCTCGCGGTCCTCGGCGCGCGGCTCGCGCTCGCGCCGGTCGTGCGCCTCGCCCTCCGCGGCGTCGACGCCGTGCAGATGCCCTGTCGGGTGATCGGGATCCGCACGGTCTCCCCCGTGATGGTCCGCCGGCTCGCGCGCGCCGTCCGCGAGGTGCACGTCTGGACGGTGGACGACCCTGACGAGGTGATCCGCCTGGTCAGGGCCGGGGTGCACGGCATCGTGACCGACCGCGCCGACCTCGCGCTCGCCGCCATCGGCGACAGGGACTGGGATTCGCCTGGGAACCGGGTGTCCTGA
- a CDS encoding RNA polymerase-binding protein RbpA, producing the protein MADRSLRGMRLGSTSLQSEEGVSFSPRQRKTYRTTDGTTFEVVFSADAEVPEVWESPKSGLEGRLLDAEGAPVAHDEVEAKVPRSHWDMLLERRTRAELEELLEERLATLRARRGQHRIGA; encoded by the coding sequence ATGGCAGATCGCAGCTTGCGCGGGATGCGGCTCGGGTCCACGAGCCTGCAGAGCGAGGAGGGCGTCAGCTTCTCCCCCCGGCAGAGGAAGACGTACCGCACGACCGACGGCACCACGTTCGAGGTCGTGTTCTCGGCCGACGCCGAGGTCCCGGAGGTCTGGGAGTCGCCGAAGAGCGGCTTGGAGGGACGCCTCCTCGACGCCGAGGGCGCGCCCGTCGCCCACGACGAGGTCGAGGCGAAGGTCCCCCGGAGCCACTGGGACATGCTGCTCGAGCGCCGGACGCGCGCCGAGCTGGAGGAGCTCCTCGAGGAGCGCCTCGCCACCCTCCGCGCGCGGCGCGGTCAGCACCGCATCGGCGCCTGA
- the lnt gene encoding apolipoprotein N-acyltransferase — protein sequence MWGALLAAAASGPVMDAAFPDRGLWPLVFPGIALVLLALFGRRPGPAFAIGLVAGLAFYLTHIEWASLYLGPVPWIALSALESLFVATGAVAIATATRWIPRAFPTVAGRVVLLPVAIAGLWTAREAISAVWPYGGFAWGRVSLSQSESPFAHLVTWLGLSGLSFVLVLLVALLLELAAEERVRRASRALVAGIAVALALVVPAFPVTTTGTTRVAAVQGNAKAGYFDGARYGDILRAHLAATAEIPSDAGVDMVVWPENAADADPLRDPGSAAALDRVVARLGAPLVVGTVTERDGRYYNESLVWTGGGATDHYDKKHPVPFGEYVPDRAFWEPFAPDLIGLIQREYTPGTTDQVMDVAGVTAGIAICFDIVDDQLTTDMVHEGAGLILAQSNNADFGRTDESVQQLAIARMRALETGRSVVNISTVGTSAIVGPDGRDIDRLPWFTAGSMVVDVPTADVVTPAILVGRDIEWLVSGLGLGALAVSGIALGRRGRRAAR from the coding sequence ATGTGGGGCGCGCTCCTCGCCGCCGCGGCGTCCGGTCCGGTCATGGACGCGGCGTTCCCCGACCGCGGGCTGTGGCCGCTCGTGTTCCCCGGCATCGCCCTCGTGCTCCTCGCGCTGTTCGGCAGGCGCCCCGGGCCGGCGTTCGCCATCGGGCTCGTGGCCGGACTCGCCTTCTACCTCACGCACATCGAGTGGGCGTCGCTGTACCTCGGGCCGGTGCCGTGGATCGCCCTGTCCGCCCTGGAGTCGCTCTTCGTCGCGACCGGAGCGGTCGCCATCGCCACGGCGACGCGCTGGATCCCGCGCGCGTTCCCCACGGTCGCCGGCCGCGTGGTGCTGCTGCCGGTCGCGATCGCCGGGCTGTGGACCGCGCGCGAGGCGATCTCCGCGGTCTGGCCCTACGGCGGCTTCGCCTGGGGACGCGTGTCGCTGTCCCAGTCGGAGAGCCCCTTCGCGCACCTCGTGACCTGGCTCGGCCTCTCCGGCCTGTCCTTCGTGCTCGTGCTCCTCGTCGCGCTGCTGCTCGAGCTCGCCGCGGAGGAGCGCGTGCGGCGCGCGTCCCGAGCGCTCGTCGCGGGGATCGCCGTCGCCCTGGCGCTCGTCGTCCCGGCGTTCCCCGTGACGACGACGGGGACCACGCGGGTGGCCGCCGTGCAGGGGAACGCGAAGGCCGGGTACTTCGACGGTGCGCGCTACGGCGACATCCTGCGCGCGCACCTCGCCGCGACGGCGGAGATCCCGTCGGACGCCGGCGTCGACATGGTGGTGTGGCCCGAGAACGCGGCGGACGCGGATCCGCTGCGGGACCCCGGCTCGGCAGCCGCGCTCGACCGCGTGGTCGCCCGCCTCGGCGCCCCGCTCGTCGTGGGCACGGTCACCGAGCGCGACGGCCGCTACTACAACGAGTCGCTCGTCTGGACCGGGGGAGGGGCGACCGACCACTACGACAAGAAGCACCCCGTCCCCTTCGGCGAGTACGTGCCCGACCGCGCGTTCTGGGAGCCGTTCGCGCCCGACCTCATCGGCCTCATCCAGCGCGAGTACACACCCGGCACGACCGACCAGGTGATGGACGTCGCGGGGGTCACCGCCGGCATCGCCATCTGCTTCGACATCGTCGACGACCAACTGACGACCGACATGGTCCACGAGGGCGCCGGCCTCATCCTCGCCCAGTCGAACAACGCCGACTTCGGCCGCACCGACGAGAGCGTGCAGCAGCTGGCGATCGCCCGGATGCGGGCGCTCGAGACGGGACGCAGCGTCGTCAACATCTCGACCGTCGGCACCAGCGCGATCGTCGGGCCGGACGGGAGGGACATCGACCGGCTGCCCTGGTTCACCGCGGGGTCGATGGTGGTCGACGTGCCGACCGCGGACGTCGTCACGCCGGCGATCCTCGTGGGGCGCGACATCGAGTGGCTTGTCTCGGGCCTCGGCCTCGGCGCCCTGGCCGTCTCCGGCATCGCGCTCGGGCGCCGCGGCCGCCGAGCCGCGCGCTGA